The Microcebus murinus isolate Inina chromosome 4, M.murinus_Inina_mat1.0, whole genome shotgun sequence genome has a segment encoding these proteins:
- the CIMAP1A gene encoding ciliary microtubule associated protein 1A: MAEEVWVGTWRPHRPRGPIMALYSSPGPKYLIPPTTGFVKHTPTKLRAPAFSFRGAPMLLAENCSPGPRYSVNPKVLRTGKDLGPAFSILGRYRTKTKLTPGPGDYFPEKSTKHVFDSAPSHSISARTKTFRVDSTPGPAAYMLPVVMGPHTVGKVSQPSFSIKGRSKLGSFSDDLHKTPGPAAYRQTDVQVTKFKAPQYTMAARVEPPGDKTLKPGPGAHSPEKVILTKPCAPIVTFGIKHSDYMTPLVVDVE; the protein is encoded by the exons ATGGCGGAGGAGGTGTGGGTGGGCACCTGGAGGCCCCATCGCCCCCGGGGGCCCATCATGGCCCTCTACAGCAGCCCCGGACCCAAGTACCTGATTCCACCCACCACGG GCTTCGTGAAGCACACGCCCACCAAGCTGCGTGCACCAGCCTTCAGCTTCCGAGGGGCCCCCATGCTCCTGGCAGAGAACTGCTCCCCGGGGCCCCGCTACAGTGTGAACCCCAAGGTACTGAGGACCGGCAAGGACCTCGGCCCTGCCTTCTCCATCCTGGGGCGCTACCGCACCAAGACCAAGCTGACCCCTGGCCCGG GTGACTACTTTCCAGAGAAATCCACCAAGCATGTGTTCGACTCTGCACCCAGCCACTCCATCTCTGCCCGGACTAAGACCTTCCGAGTGGACAGCACCCCAG GCCCTGCCGCGTACATGCTACCTGTCGTGATGGGGCCCCACACCGTCGGCAAGGTCTCCCAGCCCTCCTTCTCCATCAAGGGCCGCAGCAAGCTGGGCAGCTTCAGCGATGACCTGCACAAG ACCCCAGGTCCCGCAGCCTACCGCCAGACCGACGTGCAGGTGACCAAGTTCAAGGCTCCGCAGTACACCATGGCTGCCCGGGTGGAGCCCCCAGGGGACAAGACCCTCAAGCCAGGCCCCGGAGCCCACAGCCCTGAGAAG GTGATCCTGACCAAGCCCTGCGCCCCCATCGTCACCTTCGGCATCAAACACTCCGACTACATGACGCCGCTGGTCGTGGACGTGGAATAG
- the BET1L gene encoding BET1-like protein produces the protein MADWARGQSPGAVEEILDRENKRMADSLASKVTRLKSLALDIDRDAEDQNRYLDGMDSDFTSMTSLLTGSVKRFSTMARSGRDNRKLLCGVAVGLIVVFFILSYFLSRTRT, from the exons ATGGCGGACTGGGCCCGGG GTCAGAGTCCTGGTGCTGTGGAAGAGATTCTAGACCGGGAGAACAAGCGGATGGCTGACAGCCTGGCCTCCAAGGTCACCAGGCTTAAATCG CTGGCCCTAGACATTGATAGGGATGCAGAGGACCAGAACCGGTACCTGGATGGGATG GACTCGGATTTCACGAGCATGACCAGCCTGCTTACAGGGAGTGTGAAGCGCTTTTCTACGATGGCAAGATCTGGGCGAGACAACCGGAAGCTTCTTTGTGGTGTGGCCGTGGGCCTAATCGTGGTCTTCTTCATTCTCTCCTACTTCTTGTCAAGGACAAGGACGTGA
- the RIC8A gene encoding chaperone Ric-8A isoform X1, whose product MEPRAVAEAVETGEEDAIMEALRIYNQEHSQSFTFDDAQQEDRKRLAELLVSVLEQGLPPSHRVTWLQSVRILSRDRSCLDPFTSRQSLQALACYAGISASEESVTEPPDMDVVLESLKCLCNLVLSSPIAQMLAAEARLVMKLAERVSLYRERSFPHDVQFFDLRLLFLLTALRTDVRQQLFQELNGVRLLTDTLELTLGVTPEESPPKLLPPQETERAMEILKVLFNITFDSVKREVEEEDAALYRYLGTLLRHCVMVAAAGDRTEEFHGHTVNLLGNLPLNCLDILLTLEPHTGSLEFMGVNMDVIRVLLGFLEKRLHQTHRLKESVAPVLSVLTECARMHRPARKFLKAQGQLPPQVLPPLRDVKTRPEVGELLRNKLVRLMTHLDTDVKRVAAEFLFVLCSESVPRFIKYTGYGNAAGLLAARGLMSGGRPEGQYSEDEDTDTDEYKEAKASINPVTGRVEEKLPNPTEGMTEEQKEHEAMKLVDMLDKLSRHRVIQPMGMSPRGHLTSLQDAMCETMEGQLSSDPDSDPD is encoded by the exons ATGGAGCCCCGGGCGGTTGCGGAAGCCGTAGAGACAGGGGAGGAAGACGCGATTATGGAGGCTCTGCGGATATACAaccaggag CACTCCCAGAGCTTCACGTTTGACGATGCCCAACAGGAGGACCGGAAG AGACTGGCGGAGCTGCTGGTCTCCGTCCTGGAGCAGGGCTTGCCACCCTCCCACCGTGTCACCTGGCTTCAGAGTGTCCGAATCTTGTCCCGGGACCGCAGCTGCCTAGATCCCTTCACCAGCCGCCAGAGCCTGCAGGCACTGGCCTGCTATGCTGGCATCTCTGCCTCTGAAGAATCTGTCACAGAGCCCCCGGACATGGATGTTGTACTTGAGTCCCTCAAGTGCCTATGCAACCTCGTGCTCAGCAGCCCCATCGCACAGATGCTGGCAGCAGAGGCCCGCCTGGTGATGAAGCTGGCAGAGCGTGTGAGCCTGTACCGTGAGAGGAGCTTCCCCCACGACGTTCAGTTCTTTGACTTGCGGCTGCTCTTCCTGCTGACAGCCCTGCGCACTGATGTGCGGCAGCAGCTGTTTCAGGAGCTGAATGGAGTTCGCTTGCTGACTGACACACTGGAGCTGACGCTGGGGGTGACTCCTGAAGAGAGTCCCCCCAAGCTCCTTCCTCCCCAAGAGACTGAGCGAGCCATGGAGATCCTCAAAGTGCTCTTCAACATTACCTTCGACTCTGTCAAGAGGGAGGTGGAAGAG GAAGACGCTGCCCTTTACCGGTATCTGGGCACCCTTCTTCGGCACTGTGTGATGGTTGCTGCTGCTGGAGACCGCACAGAAGAGTTCCATGG CCACACAGTGAACCTTCTGGGCAACTTACCCCTGAATTGTCTGGACATCCTCCTCACCCTGGAGCCACACACAGGCTCCCTGGAGTTCATGGGAGTGAATATGGATGTGATTCGTGTCCTCCTTGGCTTCCTAGAGAAGCGTTTGCACCAG ACGCACAGGCTGAAGGAGAGCGTGGCTCCCGTGCTGAGCGTGCTGACGGAGTGTGCCCGCATGCACCGCCCGGCCAGGAAGTTCCTGAAGGCCCAG GGACAGCTGCCTCCCCAGGTGCTGCCCCCACTGCGGGATGTGAAGACCCGGCCTGAGGTTGGGGAGTTGCTGCGAAACAAGCTCGTCCGCCTCATGACGCACCTGGACACAGACGTGAAGAGGGTGGCTGCCGAGTTCCTGTTTGTCCTGTGCTCTGAGAGCG TGCCCAGGTTCATCAAGTATACAGGTTACGGAAACGCTGCTGGCCTCCTGGCTGCCAGGGGCCTCATGTCAGGGGGCCGGCCCGAGGGCCAGTACTCAGAggatgaggacacagacacagacgAGTACAAGGAAGCCAAGGCCAG CATAAACCCAGTGACCGGCAGGGTGGAGGAAAAGCTGCCTAACCCCACGGAGGGCATGACGGAGGAGCAGAAAGAGCACGAGGCCATGAAGCTGGTGGACATGCTTGACAAGCTCTCCAG GCACAGAGTCATCCAACCCATGGGGATGAGTCCCCGGGGCCACCTTACATCCCTGCAGGACGCCATGTGCGAGACTATGGAGGGGCAGCTCTCCTCAGACCCTGACTCGGACCCTGACTGA
- the RIC8A gene encoding chaperone Ric-8A isoform X2, translated as MEPRAVAEAVETGEEDAIMEALRIYNQEHSQSFTFDDAQQEDRKRLAELLVSVLEQGLPPSHRVTWLQSVRILSRDRSCLDPFTSRQSLQALACYAGISASEESVTEPPDMDVVLESLKCLCNLVLSSPIAQMLAAEARLVMKLAERVSLYRERSFPHDVQFFDLRLLFLLTALRTDVRQQLFQELNGVRLLTDTLELTLGVTPEESPPKLLPPQETERAMEILKVLFNITFDSVKREVEEEDAALYRYLGTLLRHCVMVAAAGDRTEEFHGHTVNLLGNLPLNCLDILLTLEPHTGSLEFMGVNMDVIRVLLGFLEKRLHQTHRLKESVAPVLSVLTECARMHRPARKFLKAQVLPPLRDVKTRPEVGELLRNKLVRLMTHLDTDVKRVAAEFLFVLCSESVPRFIKYTGYGNAAGLLAARGLMSGGRPEGQYSEDEDTDTDEYKEAKASINPVTGRVEEKLPNPTEGMTEEQKEHEAMKLVDMLDKLSRHRVIQPMGMSPRGHLTSLQDAMCETMEGQLSSDPDSDPD; from the exons ATGGAGCCCCGGGCGGTTGCGGAAGCCGTAGAGACAGGGGAGGAAGACGCGATTATGGAGGCTCTGCGGATATACAaccaggag CACTCCCAGAGCTTCACGTTTGACGATGCCCAACAGGAGGACCGGAAG AGACTGGCGGAGCTGCTGGTCTCCGTCCTGGAGCAGGGCTTGCCACCCTCCCACCGTGTCACCTGGCTTCAGAGTGTCCGAATCTTGTCCCGGGACCGCAGCTGCCTAGATCCCTTCACCAGCCGCCAGAGCCTGCAGGCACTGGCCTGCTATGCTGGCATCTCTGCCTCTGAAGAATCTGTCACAGAGCCCCCGGACATGGATGTTGTACTTGAGTCCCTCAAGTGCCTATGCAACCTCGTGCTCAGCAGCCCCATCGCACAGATGCTGGCAGCAGAGGCCCGCCTGGTGATGAAGCTGGCAGAGCGTGTGAGCCTGTACCGTGAGAGGAGCTTCCCCCACGACGTTCAGTTCTTTGACTTGCGGCTGCTCTTCCTGCTGACAGCCCTGCGCACTGATGTGCGGCAGCAGCTGTTTCAGGAGCTGAATGGAGTTCGCTTGCTGACTGACACACTGGAGCTGACGCTGGGGGTGACTCCTGAAGAGAGTCCCCCCAAGCTCCTTCCTCCCCAAGAGACTGAGCGAGCCATGGAGATCCTCAAAGTGCTCTTCAACATTACCTTCGACTCTGTCAAGAGGGAGGTGGAAGAG GAAGACGCTGCCCTTTACCGGTATCTGGGCACCCTTCTTCGGCACTGTGTGATGGTTGCTGCTGCTGGAGACCGCACAGAAGAGTTCCATGG CCACACAGTGAACCTTCTGGGCAACTTACCCCTGAATTGTCTGGACATCCTCCTCACCCTGGAGCCACACACAGGCTCCCTGGAGTTCATGGGAGTGAATATGGATGTGATTCGTGTCCTCCTTGGCTTCCTAGAGAAGCGTTTGCACCAG ACGCACAGGCTGAAGGAGAGCGTGGCTCCCGTGCTGAGCGTGCTGACGGAGTGTGCCCGCATGCACCGCCCGGCCAGGAAGTTCCTGAAGGCCCAG GTGCTGCCCCCACTGCGGGATGTGAAGACCCGGCCTGAGGTTGGGGAGTTGCTGCGAAACAAGCTCGTCCGCCTCATGACGCACCTGGACACAGACGTGAAGAGGGTGGCTGCCGAGTTCCTGTTTGTCCTGTGCTCTGAGAGCG TGCCCAGGTTCATCAAGTATACAGGTTACGGAAACGCTGCTGGCCTCCTGGCTGCCAGGGGCCTCATGTCAGGGGGCCGGCCCGAGGGCCAGTACTCAGAggatgaggacacagacacagacgAGTACAAGGAAGCCAAGGCCAG CATAAACCCAGTGACCGGCAGGGTGGAGGAAAAGCTGCCTAACCCCACGGAGGGCATGACGGAGGAGCAGAAAGAGCACGAGGCCATGAAGCTGGTGGACATGCTTGACAAGCTCTCCAG GCACAGAGTCATCCAACCCATGGGGATGAGTCCCCGGGGCCACCTTACATCCCTGCAGGACGCCATGTGCGAGACTATGGAGGGGCAGCTCTCCTCAGACCCTGACTCGGACCCTGACTGA
- the SIRT3 gene encoding NAD-dependent protein deacetylase sirtuin-3, mitochondrial isoform X3, with protein sequence MVGAGISTPSGIQDFRSPGSGLYSNLQQYDIPYPEAIFELTFFFHNPKPFFTLAKELYPGKYRPNVTHYFLRLLHDKGLLLRLYTQNIDGLERVSGIPASKLVEAHGTFASATCTVCRRPVPGEDVWADVMADRIPRCPDCAGIVKPDIVFFGEPLPQRFLLHVVDFPMADLLLILGTSLEVEPFASLSEAVGSSVPRLLINRDLVGPLAWRPRSRDVAQLGDMVHSVERLVELLGWTEELQDLIQRETGKLDGQDK encoded by the exons ATGGTGGGGGCCGGCATCAGCACCCCCAGTGGCATCCAAGACTTCAG aTCTCCAGGGAGTGGCCTCTACAGCAACCTCCAGCAGTATGACATCCCTTACCCCGAGGCCATTTTTGagcttacatttttctttcacaacCCCAAGCCATTTTTCACTTTGGCTAAGGAACTGTACCCTGGGAAGTACAGGCCCAATGTCACTCACTACTTCCTCCGACTACTTCATGACAAGGGGCTGCTTCTGCGACTCTACACACAGAATATTGATGGACTTGAGAGAG TGTCTGGCATCCCTGCCTCAAAGCTGGTTGAAGCTCATGGAACCTTTGCCTCTGCCACCTGCACAGTCTGTCGAAGACCCGTCCCAGGGGAGGATGTTTGG GCAGATGTCATGGCAGACAGGATTCCCCGCTGCCCAGACTGTGCCGGCATCGTGAAACCAGATATCGTGTTCTTTGGGGAGCCACTGCCCCAGAGGTTCTTGCTGCATGTGGTTGATTTCCCCATGGCAGATCTGCTGCTCATCCTTGGGACCTCCCTGGAG GTGGAGCCTTTTGCCAGCTTATCTGAGGCCGTGGGGAGCTCAGTGCCCCGACTACTCATCAACCGAGATTTGGTGGGTCCCTTGGCTTGGCGTCCTCGCAGCAGGGACGTGGCCCAGCTGGGGGACATGGTTCACAGCGTGGAACGGCTGGTGGAGCTTCTAGGCTGGACGGAAGAGTTGCAGGACCTTATCCAGCGGGAAACCGGGAAG CTCGATGGACAAGACAAATAG
- the SIRT3 gene encoding NAD-dependent protein deacetylase sirtuin-3, mitochondrial isoform X1, whose protein sequence is MALWGRRALVVLRLRGAGAGARGLVGAHAGLAGPGLPRRITGGRRPISFSVGASSVFGSRGNSEKGKLSLLDIAELIRARACQRVVVMVGAGISTPSGIQDFRSPGSGLYSNLQQYDIPYPEAIFELTFFFHNPKPFFTLAKELYPGKYRPNVTHYFLRLLHDKGLLLRLYTQNIDGLERVSGIPASKLVEAHGTFASATCTVCRRPVPGEDVWADVMADRIPRCPDCAGIVKPDIVFFGEPLPQRFLLHVVDFPMADLLLILGTSLEVEPFASLSEAVGSSVPRLLINRDLVGPLAWRPRSRDVAQLGDMVHSVERLVELLGWTEELQDLIQRETGKLDGQDK, encoded by the exons ATGGCGCTGTGGGGCCGGCGCGCGCTGGTCGTGCTCCGGCTGCGCGGCGCCGGGGCGGGAGCGCGCGGCCTTGTTGGGGCCCACGCTGGGCTCGCGGGGCCCGGGCTCCCGCGCAG aattacAGGTGGAAGAAGGCCCATATCTTTTTCTGTGGGGGCTTCAAGCGTCTTTGGAAGTAGAGGCAACAGTGAGAAGGGGAAGCTTTCCCTGCTGGACATAGCTGAGCTGATTCGGGCCAGAGCCTGCCAGAGAGTGGTTGTCATGGTGGGGGCCGGCATCAGCACCCCCAGTGGCATCCAAGACTTCAG aTCTCCAGGGAGTGGCCTCTACAGCAACCTCCAGCAGTATGACATCCCTTACCCCGAGGCCATTTTTGagcttacatttttctttcacaacCCCAAGCCATTTTTCACTTTGGCTAAGGAACTGTACCCTGGGAAGTACAGGCCCAATGTCACTCACTACTTCCTCCGACTACTTCATGACAAGGGGCTGCTTCTGCGACTCTACACACAGAATATTGATGGACTTGAGAGAG TGTCTGGCATCCCTGCCTCAAAGCTGGTTGAAGCTCATGGAACCTTTGCCTCTGCCACCTGCACAGTCTGTCGAAGACCCGTCCCAGGGGAGGATGTTTGG GCAGATGTCATGGCAGACAGGATTCCCCGCTGCCCAGACTGTGCCGGCATCGTGAAACCAGATATCGTGTTCTTTGGGGAGCCACTGCCCCAGAGGTTCTTGCTGCATGTGGTTGATTTCCCCATGGCAGATCTGCTGCTCATCCTTGGGACCTCCCTGGAG GTGGAGCCTTTTGCCAGCTTATCTGAGGCCGTGGGGAGCTCAGTGCCCCGACTACTCATCAACCGAGATTTGGTGGGTCCCTTGGCTTGGCGTCCTCGCAGCAGGGACGTGGCCCAGCTGGGGGACATGGTTCACAGCGTGGAACGGCTGGTGGAGCTTCTAGGCTGGACGGAAGAGTTGCAGGACCTTATCCAGCGGGAAACCGGGAAG CTCGATGGACAAGACAAATAG
- the SIRT3 gene encoding NAD-dependent protein deacetylase sirtuin-3, mitochondrial isoform X2, producing the protein MRDVLQVLFVILCTQITGGRRPISFSVGASSVFGSRGNSEKGKLSLLDIAELIRARACQRVVVMVGAGISTPSGIQDFRSPGSGLYSNLQQYDIPYPEAIFELTFFFHNPKPFFTLAKELYPGKYRPNVTHYFLRLLHDKGLLLRLYTQNIDGLERVSGIPASKLVEAHGTFASATCTVCRRPVPGEDVWADVMADRIPRCPDCAGIVKPDIVFFGEPLPQRFLLHVVDFPMADLLLILGTSLEVEPFASLSEAVGSSVPRLLINRDLVGPLAWRPRSRDVAQLGDMVHSVERLVELLGWTEELQDLIQRETGKLDGQDK; encoded by the exons ATGAGGGATGTGCTTCAGGTCCTCTTCGTAATCCTTTGCACTCA aattacAGGTGGAAGAAGGCCCATATCTTTTTCTGTGGGGGCTTCAAGCGTCTTTGGAAGTAGAGGCAACAGTGAGAAGGGGAAGCTTTCCCTGCTGGACATAGCTGAGCTGATTCGGGCCAGAGCCTGCCAGAGAGTGGTTGTCATGGTGGGGGCCGGCATCAGCACCCCCAGTGGCATCCAAGACTTCAG aTCTCCAGGGAGTGGCCTCTACAGCAACCTCCAGCAGTATGACATCCCTTACCCCGAGGCCATTTTTGagcttacatttttctttcacaacCCCAAGCCATTTTTCACTTTGGCTAAGGAACTGTACCCTGGGAAGTACAGGCCCAATGTCACTCACTACTTCCTCCGACTACTTCATGACAAGGGGCTGCTTCTGCGACTCTACACACAGAATATTGATGGACTTGAGAGAG TGTCTGGCATCCCTGCCTCAAAGCTGGTTGAAGCTCATGGAACCTTTGCCTCTGCCACCTGCACAGTCTGTCGAAGACCCGTCCCAGGGGAGGATGTTTGG GCAGATGTCATGGCAGACAGGATTCCCCGCTGCCCAGACTGTGCCGGCATCGTGAAACCAGATATCGTGTTCTTTGGGGAGCCACTGCCCCAGAGGTTCTTGCTGCATGTGGTTGATTTCCCCATGGCAGATCTGCTGCTCATCCTTGGGACCTCCCTGGAG GTGGAGCCTTTTGCCAGCTTATCTGAGGCCGTGGGGAGCTCAGTGCCCCGACTACTCATCAACCGAGATTTGGTGGGTCCCTTGGCTTGGCGTCCTCGCAGCAGGGACGTGGCCCAGCTGGGGGACATGGTTCACAGCGTGGAACGGCTGGTGGAGCTTCTAGGCTGGACGGAAGAGTTGCAGGACCTTATCCAGCGGGAAACCGGGAAG CTCGATGGACAAGACAAATAG
- the PSMD13 gene encoding 26S proteasome non-ATPase regulatory subunit 13, with the protein MKDVPGFLQQSQSSGPGQPAVWHRLEELYTKKLWHQLTLQVLDFVQDPCFAQGDGLIKLYENFISEFEHRVNPLSLVEIILHVVRQMTDPNVALTFLEKTREKVKSSDEAVILCKTAIGALKLNIGDLQVTKETIEDVEEMLNNLPGVTSVHSRFYDLSSKYYQTIGNHASYYKDALRFLGCVDIKDLPVSEQQERAFTLGLAGLLGEGVFNFGELLMHPVLESLRSTDRQWLIDTLYAFNSGNVERFQTLKTAWGQQPDLAANEAQLLRKIQLLCLMEMTFTRPANHRQLTFEEIAKSAKITVNEVELLVMKALSVGLVRGSIDEVDKRVHMTWVQPRVLDLQQIKGMKDRLEFWCTDVKSMEMLVEHQAHDILT; encoded by the exons ATGAAGGACGTACCGGGCTTCTTACAGCAGAGCCAGAGCTCCGGGCCCGGGCAGCCTGCTGTGTGGCATCGTCTGGAGGAGCTCTACACGAAAAA GTTGTGGCATCAGCTGACACTTCAGGTGCTTGATTTTGTGCAGGATCCGTGCTTTGCTCAAGGAGATGGTCTCATTAAG CTTTATGAAAACTTCATCAGTGAATTTGAACACAG GGTGAATCCTTTGTCTCTGGTAGAAATTATTCTTCATGTTGTCAGACAGATGACTG aTCCTAACGTGGCTCTTACTTTTCTGGAAAAGACTCGTGAGAAG GTGAAAAGTAGTGATGAGGCAGTGATTCTTTGTAAAACAGCAATTGGAGCTCTTAAATTAAACATCGGGGACCTGCAAGTTACAAAG GAAACAATTGAAGATgttgaagaaatgctcaacaatCTCCCTGGTGTGACATCAGTTCACAGTCGTTTCTACGATCTCTCCAGTAAATACTATCAAACAATTGGAAATCACGCCTCCTACTACAAAGATGCTCTGCGGTTTCTGGGCTGTGTTGACATCAAGGATCTACCAG TGTCTGAGCAGCAGGAGAGAGCGTTCACGCTGGGACTGGCAGGACTTCTTGGAGAGGGAGTTTTTAACTTCGGAGAACTC CTCATGCACCCTGTGCTGGAGTCACTGAGGAGCACTGACAGGCAGTGGCTGATCGACACCCTCTACGCCTTCAACAGTGGTAATGTAGAGAGATTCCAGACTCTGAAGACGGCCTGGGGCCAGCAG CCTGATTTAGCAGCCAACGAAGCCCAGCTTCTGAGGAAAATTCAGTTGTTGTGCCTCATGGAG atgactTTTACACGACCTGCCAATCACAGACAACTCACCTTTGAAGAAATTGCCAAAAGTGCTAAAATCACAGTGAATGAG GTGGAGCTGCTGGTGATGAAGGCACTCTCAGTGGGGCTGGTGAGAGGCAGTATAGACGAGGTGGACAAGCGTGTTCATATGACCTGGGTGCAGCCCCGAGTGCTGGATTTACAACAG ATCAAGGGAATGAAGGACCGCCTGGAGTTCTGGTGCACCGACGTGAAGAGCATGGAGATGCTGGTGGAGCACCAGGCCCACGACATCCTCACCTAG